Below is a genomic region from Eupeodes corollae chromosome 1, idEupCoro1.1, whole genome shotgun sequence.
gaacGCTGCTCTATGAAGGTCAGAGaaaatctcaccgatgcatttgatgtcaaaataggttttagacaaggcgatgcgctgtcatgcgatttcttcaacatcgttctggaaagaattgtgcaaaactcaaccgtcaacactagaggcacaatcttccaaaggtccatccaattactcggattcgcagatgatattgacataagtggaagatcaaagcgtgatgtcattggagcgtttttgagcattgcgacggcagcgaagaagatgggtttagtggtcaatgagggcaagaccaaaaaaggacactgaacgacgacgtcttggacaaaacgtcaccatggacagctataactttgaggtacttaaggactttgtctacctaggcacccctgttaatgcagacaacgacaccagcgctgaaatcaaacgaagaataactcttgcaaatcgctgcttctttggacttagaaggcagttgagaagtaaagtcctctctcaaatatgtaaaatcaccatctacaAGACACTCAttattccggttctcatttatggtgctgaggcctggaccctgtgaAAGAAAGATGAATGCGTCTAAggatgatttttggtcccgttcgCATAGatggctgtacagcgacactgaccgagttaacagaattaaagtacaACGATTTAAATAGCGGATGGTCTTCGAATTTAATCTCGAGGGACGGCCGGCGTAGTAGAGGATTACCAGGATTCAGGGATCGCACGCAGGTTGGTGAAAacctcaactaacttggcgtgtgaaactggagacagatagctaaggaccgagctggctagagCCGCATGTTGGTGAAGGCCCAGATTCGCCCcaaactgtagcgccacctaaagtaagtTAGTAAGCATGGTTTATGGTCAGAATCTCGAATCTAGCAAATCTAAATCtataaactatattttataaaacccaAAATCATGAAAATTCAAAAGCCCAAAAAATGGCTTCTTAAAACACAGATTATCTACAATCAATCTTACGGACTTTTAAAATGGACGTTATCACCACAGCCTATAGTAAAACATTTGATAAGATCAGTCAAGCCAAATTATTGATATTTaacttaaagctttttttccATCGTTTCTTACTTTATGGCTTAGATCATAACCACAGAACTTCCAATATACCGTCGTTTTCAGGTTCTCAATATCATATCCTTTCTTTGCAAACTCAAGATTTCCACAAGGAATCCAGCTTGGTACGTTGTTATTTGTGTTAACTGTCAACAACGTTATTAGCGTCATTATAATCTAGTTGTCTCTATTTGCGCTGTTTATCAATTATTCCCTTGGTTTCATCAAACGTTCGCCTAGCGACTTTTGAAACCCACTATTTAATTAGATCACTGTACACTATCATTTTCAGACTTCTCCTTAAATACGCTAGCCAAGTCAGAAGTCCtactctcaaaaaaataaatctatacaattaaaatttcttcaatttgcACTCCCGGGCTTCCTTGAGGTGATTATCTGTTCTTAAAACTTATAAACCGGTAAAACGACGCGAAGTCATTGATATTCCATGTTTACACCAGCTTTTGGCATAGACTATAAGCTCACCATTTCTTATAGAAAAGATTACAAATTAAACTAGTCCGTGGAACGATAGACATGACCCTCTTTTTCGCCTTCCTCATTACCTTTTTAATGACTGgcaataagtccactggtgatctaatggtttatctcaccgaaaagtgtaacaaatctttacatcgtttcagagaaagtaagattattacacttgatatttcgaaggctttttaaagagtttggcatcaatCACTCTTATCAGAAATGCGtttttgggttaaaaattaagtttcggACCGTTCTTTTCAGATAGTATAGAATAAGGTCAAagctgatatccacaaaataaattttggtgtgacccagggctccgttttgtctccgacactcttccttattttaagaaacttcttacccacttaattgtttcactGTCATAAAGAATAAATTCGGAATGCACTGTTAAGTATagatattctttctttagcagcaatacacgaatgtagaatgctcaatcaagttcaatatttcccacgcatttgaaaccaatatgcatcagtattttctttttattccttTAAGGGTATACATAAATTTAGAACGCGCATAATACCTTTGTTTTACATATCAGTCCGTCCTTCCTTAGACACAATCTTTTAAGATATCTGTTCATCAAAAAACGACTGTTTGGGCTTTCGGGTTCAAAGCTGTATACATTTATAAATGTAAGACTTTTTAATAGCTTGCATTAAGGGTGtgtaataaaaaagtaaagagGTCCAACTATTGCCTATATAGCTTCGACTTGGATGTAGACGTTGGAATCCAACTTATAAGAAGTGATAACAACGTTTATTAATCTGTATTTTCATGATTTACCGCAAAATTTATGAAGCTTTATATCAAATTATAATCTAAAACAGcctattaatatttataagtgTTGTTTCTGAGGAATTTGTAATAATTCAAAGGCAGTTATGTATGATTCGATATACATATTCGTATTTGTTTGGAAAATGCAGTTAGCAGTTCTTTAATCTAAggcaaaaaaataatcaatctaGTAAAAAGTCAATGTACTGCATTGAGAAAGTGCGTTAATAATCCATAAAGCCTATGCATAAAGGTATAGGAAATTTTTTCCCAACCTGTATCTCTACCTTGataaacaattataaatttcTCCTACAGTGAATTTGAATTCCGCCGCATTGTTTTCCTAAGCACAAAAgtttaatgcaaaaaaaaaacaacataattaCAATACGGTACAAAACGATTCACCACCTTGTGTAGGTACTTACCACAATTATCGAAAAAAGTAGTTTCGCTTTCAAGCTATGCACGTGCTTCAGTTGTGGCAAACTATCTAACACCTCGAGCGTTTCTGTCCTATTTTCTTCGTACAGGTATCGATATTGTGATACAATTTCACTGAAaaggcaaacaaacaaaaacaaaaagcaatcaTGAATCTTTCTCAAATTCCATCATCATTCAAATTCCAAATTGGCGTCTCAAGACTCAATCAAGAGTTGAACAGTTAAATGCTTATTCTTAATACGAAACATTTGTCTGAACTTCGAAAGGTGCCAATTTGAATAATTGATGTCAATTGTTTTCTTTGGCTTCAATGGAAAGTATAATAATAATCTTCTAACACTAAATAAGTTGGTTACAACTAACCTCATCTCATCGACGGCAGCAGAATCATCTGAATGATAACCGTCACTAAAGTTGCTGCCCGCGCTTGGGCTAGGCGGAGCGGATTCTGGTCCCATTAGGCTTAGCACAGCCTCACAACCACGGGTGAAATTCATAAGTAGACCTGCGGCAGGTCTCTTTTCTATGCAGGATTGAGCGTCAAGACGTTTTATCAAGCTGACACATTGTAGCACCTCTTTGTCATTTTGTACCCTTTGGCCGAGATTCTCCACCAAGACGGCCAACTGCTTGAGGGCGGGCTTATCGAGAGTCGTGAGGAGAGTTTTGTTGTCTATGAGACGCTGTTGGATGTCACCATAGTTTATGGCCAGTAATCGTTGATGGGAGGAATGTGCGGGATGTTGATTGACGGTTGTTGTACTCAATTCTTCTAGTTTATGAATGGCCGCCTTATAGATGTCGATGTGACGTTGAAGTTCAGTCTTGAGGGCATTGTGCAGGGATATCAATTGGCCGGTATGATCAGTTGTCAGACCATGAATTCCGAGACCTTGGACTGCCAGGTCGAAGGATTTTCGTCGTTCACGGATATTTTGGCGTATTGATGGCTCAAATTGGCCAATAGCTTGAAGGAGCTTCGAACAGCGCTGTCGGAGACCTGATTCGTGGGGATTTGCAAAGAGGCGTACTAGTTGCCATGTTACTGCTTCAACTGGCACATCTGGCTTTGGTGAAGGGTTTAATGTGAGTAATCTAGAAAAAAACAtcagaaaatcaaataataatacaatcAAATAAAGTAATTTACAACGATTGATAAGTTTGGAGAGTTTAAAGTGTTATAAGAAATGGTTtgcattaaatataatttacattttatttattttaatttaaaataaagttttcaattatttttttctaaaaaaatactaaaagtaagcaacaatattttgcatatgataaaataagtttgatttaaattttaatttctgtttttgttcaagagatttttaatcgaaaatcgatttttaccaattattatagtaacaatttttcaaagtcGTTAATTTATAtagacaaaaatacaaattgaatttttctatttttctacggtaacaacaaaatttagtatacaattaaattattttgaagtcaataccttgaAAAACTAGCAGCTAGTGGATCGGAAAACTCCTTTGAGTTCGCAATTTGAAACCTAACATTGAACTTCCTTTAGCAACTAAAAAATCTTTATGCTTTACAAAGtcaagttttttgtcaaaaatcactccaagatcTTTTTTAACGGACAATGGCATATGTTTGATTTTATAGATAACATTAATTGGACAACGGTTTCAAGAAAACGTAAGGCTTTGGCATTTGGAAATTATCAAATGTAAACAGTTAGCTAAACACCAGCCCGATAAAAGATCAAGATCTTGTtgcagaagaaaacaatcataTTCAGATTTTATACAACGAAATACCTTAAGATCATCTGCGTACATCaagcactttgaatttaaaaacatacaacgaatgtcgtttataaacaacaaaaaaagaagaggaccaagatggctttcTTGCGGGACATCCGCCGTAGCATATACCGTTgcagaaataatgttatttatacGAACGTATACTGATTACGATCCCTTAAGTATGAATTtagccattttaaaaagtttgagtgaAACCTACTTTACAGCTACTACTACTGCTACTAAAGTCAGTATAGACAACATCATACTGATAACCTTTCTCAAGTGTATTGAAgactaaattactaaaaatagtgAGGCTACagctacaaaaccatgttggcATGGTAAAATCATTGCTTTAAGAGAAGGAGTTAATTTGTCATAGACtaactcttcaaaaaatttgggcatcgtatcaattttacaaattggacgatagtttgaaacAGCTTGCCTACCACCTGATTTGTAAATAGATGTGATTGTTTGAACGTTTCCAAGTATTTAGAAACTAGCCATTTGCAAGTGaacgattaaaaataattgttaaaggaACAGCCAATTCATTCGCACATATTCGTAAAATGGTTGGTGAAATTCCATCAATATCAAGTCGCTTATCACCCATAAGCTTAGACACGCTAACTCAATCTCAGAAGTGGAAAAACTTAAACTGCCTTTTTTAGTAGGAGTATTTGAAGAGTTTATGTTTGTAGCATTAGGTATATTAGGACAACTGTTTAAATAAACCGACTGAAAATGTTAAGCAAACAAGTAGCATACAACAGAGATGTCAGATGATGTAATGCCGTCAGAGTTAGATATAATCCCACGGTAGCGCCTTTCAATGATGCCACCAACCCATAAACCGAACCAAACTGTGATTTTGTGTGGAAACATTGGTAGCTTTTGCAATGATtgtggctgatattcactccaaaatcgacaattctgcttatttacatacccattgagtcaaaaatgagcttcgtcgctgaacacaatttttcggtagaAAGTGCgcaatgaactttcttaacagagcaagcattttgataataaaattcaataatttccaAGCGTTGTTCGCttttaagacgattcatggttaaattatagaccaaactgaagatgtttgacggtgaaacaaaacacgaaaggtGCGTTTAAACCAATTTTGCCAAAAGGATAATAGCTTAAAAATCTCCctttagaagaattctcctaggtaattttagcggttttgagctagagcagacTGTACAGAGGAGATGAAGAAATATTTCCTACTCTTCCTCATccaaacagcttctgcaaaaatcatttgagaatacgcctggCCCAGTAGCATGCTTTACTATTAGACAATGCCTtattatgacaccgattatcgatcTTATATGCGTtatgcttagagatagcaagcgcCTTGAGCGCTTCTAATATAGCTTTTAATATAGTGTAGGTTAGATGTTCTTCGTGACCTTACACGTGATGACGTTATTCCACATGATGTTTGCCCTATGCATAGTGTCTTGAATTATCAATTGTTTACATGCAGCGATTGGTATGTCAGCTTTAGCCAAACGTTGTAGAATGGGTTGTAATGTACCGTTCCTGTTGAGTTCATCTGAattacaatttcctggaatgtctctatggcctagcacccagaaaaggtgaaaattaaactgttgtgccatctccattagagatgaccGAAAGTAATGGACTGTAATAGGGTTTCTTGAGACAGAGTAAATAGATTTGATAGCGGTCTAACTATCTATGAAAATACGGTTATCAGATGTCtttttttatcgccaaaagttccgctatataataaaataacataaataattaATGAGGCCAAAATTAAGTTTAGTCGTTTAGAGTACACACTTCCGCCAACCccttcatttctttttgaaccatctgtataaaagtggattgactcgttTTACAgaaatgccctatcctcccagaaataTTTATAGCACGTATAGAAAATTGCAGTTAGAGgttggtgtagtctgtgtgctttggaattgattctaggTACTTAAGAATTACAGCGTGGCCAATGTTGTAGTCGACCCACTGCTATGATGCTTCAAGGCGAATAGAAGTTTTGAGTAAAGttttctgctagtcagcattaaattaatttacttccCAAGTGAATCCTGTACGTTCAGACTTCAGAGATGTTAGCGAAGatatgtgattgcagatgtgtccacattgttaaaagcaccttcaaTGTCAATTAAAGCAACTCCAatgaattctttataatggaggACGTATTCGATGATGTAAACTAAAGTGTGCAACtccgtttccaccgatttatcttcacagtaggcatgttgagaaaAAGACAGAAGTCTTTCTCGTAGAGAGAATGActtcttatataattttgaaaaaaagaggctgggatgggacccacactgataacttcccatcccgtctgtcgatttgtcttgcttaaaagtttgtaggttttcgtgttaggttaacaaagttgtcagttcaattattcttaaaaattgttaatttataaataaattattagttgaaaacaaatttttactaatttagtagcatttcttaaatttttacaaattggatgaatgcaattaatttgagagatatcaagatcCAAACattaatgtttaccaaatttgcgtcctattttttgtagattttatttttgtatgaaaaaaattactattggattaaaaaaaaaactactgaataccgaaaacaatattttgagtgaaataaaaaaaagtttaaagacaatgttttttacttttgaaaagctatttgagttgaaagtaaattttgagtAATTAACGATCAAAAGACTTGACCGTCAACCCGGAGATCTCTACTATACCCTTTATCGAAAGGATAGGTAGATCCTGGTTGATGCGTTGATCGAATTATCAACGGTAGGTAGCGAAAAAAACAACGAGGACTTTGAATAGCTTTCGAACAAAAACCATCAAAGCGAGCGAGATTTGTTAAAGTAAAAACCAGCGATTTCCCCTAAGGGTTGTACAATTGCAGtccaaaagattttatttcgttagaaagtatttatacaaaaatttatgtaATTTCGAAAGAGAGATTATACGTTACATTTTCAGTAAAACTTTTAAGGcgaatttataaatatcaaaaaagatgGCGATTGGTATAATATAAGTTAcagatttgaattcaaaaattaaattttgtcagttacagaattggaatttaaatccaatatttaagaattatttacaagttttaaaaataaaagtttatgatGATCAGTAATGTTATTTTCTGCTTCaacatttaagttttattattgtttttttgttaggtttttatgttttgtaaaaaaaactgtcaattggattttttttttcaaaattgtgctgaatgctgacaacaatatttttttaaagatgaaagtaatttaaagccaatatctcaatgttttgaaaagatatttgagtcgttaataaatttttaccaacttttattcatttttttgtttaggtttttatttttttgtaaaaaaactatcaattcgatttttctcaaaatttgtcagaatgttgaaaactatatttcctataagtcaaaactagttggaagccataataccaaatttttgaaaagatatttgtggcgaaaatcaaatcttacgaacttttgttaaattttcttttaagtttttatttttgttaaaaacggtcaatatgatttttctcaaaatttgtccgaaggttgaaaacaatatttcttataagataaaattaactggaagccataatctcaaggttttgaaaacatatttgatttgaaattcaatttttaccatctttgagTAATGTcctttctaggtttttattttttataaaaaaaactgtcaatttgatttttctcaaagtttacCAAATGtgaaaaaggttattttttgttgaccaaaatttttttggagatgaaatcatttttattcgtaaaattttcgaggtgacaattcgTAAATGCATTTATTACAattaattattgatgaaattcttttttacgaCACGAAATAACAAAGTTTCCTCAGTTACTATTGAAAAAGTCAGATCACTTTTAAGATGGCCGCCGTATAATCAAAGGGCGCTCTTATTTGATATCATCATTTCGTGAACGGTCATTTCGGGAACTTTCCCGGACATGAT
It encodes:
- the LOC129942816 gene encoding uncharacterized protein LOC129942816, producing MADSRERIRGPSKDGREFLTSPRQVLRRLMLLSEGRQYREAAGVVGRLGPSVLRSVISELPIDLLLEALPHSAYLLESFFSRLLTLNPSPKPDVPVEAVTWQLVRLFANPHESGLRQRCSKLLQAIGQFEPSIRQNIRERRKSFDLAVQGLGIHGLTTDHTGQLISLHNALKTELQRHIDIYKAAIHKLEELSTTTVNQHPAHSSHQRLLAINYGDIQQRLIDNKTLLTTLDKPALKQLAVLVENLGQRVQNDKEVLQCVSLIKRLDAQSCIEKRPAAGLLMNFTRGCEAVLSLMGPESAPPSPSAGSNFSDGYHSDDSAAVDEMSEIVSQYRYLYEENRTETLEVLDSLPQLKHVHSLKAKLLFSIIVLSFRACHGMRERKVIEVRRTLNCPLDSVNEISLALDRSVRAHLHITADTFPMGDIERQVSNQVLSTLHEYPCLETCLPLTKFISDSVRQAWKMVNQKCPYYLDSDFNLGFLRPEKHERHQHSDRRSDLIKAFLWPALMQNNQCVFKAIVET